The following are encoded in a window of Manihot esculenta cultivar AM560-2 chromosome 8, M.esculenta_v8, whole genome shotgun sequence genomic DNA:
- the LOC110620933 gene encoding UBP1-associated protein 2B encodes MEDMKKRKIKMDEASQGAEFSTTQEHLRSLLDPLNKSQLVDLLSRLGSQYPSIADEIKSVASADPVHRKLFVRGLAWNTTSETLCAAFQVHGEIEEGAVIYDKATGKSRGYGFITYKDMESTQSALRAPSKLIDGRMAVCNLACEGLSGASTTPDLVQRKLYIGGLSPEITSEMLLNFFARHGEIEEGSVAYDKDTNESRGFGFVTYKTVEAAKKAIDDPHKILGGRTLIVKLADTHKKQTVQTQLPAPVVPVPLPMAAGYTQPGKSHPGAAPVGYSYPQTVGSYAASSYPSPPTAPAPYPQQSQISYPAVAMRKDPVGLSPPTPMGMGGYPYYLPKQ; translated from the exons ATGGAAGACATGAAGAAGAGGAAGATCAAGATGGACGAGGCAAGCCAAGGCGCCGAATTCTCAACAACTCAAGAGCACCTCCGCTCTCTTCTTGACCCTCTCAACAAATCCCAGCTCGTCGATCTTCTCTCTAGATT AGGGTCACAATATCCTTCCATTGCAGACGAAATTAAAAGTGTAGCCAGTGCAGATCCAGTGCATCGAAAGCTTTTTGTTCGTGGCTTGGCCTGGAATACCACTTCAGAAACCTTGTGTGCT GCTTTTCAAGTGCACGGCGAAattgaagaaggggctgtcatTTATGATAAAGCAACAGGAAAATCTCGTGGCTATGGTTTCATTACTTACAAAGATATGGAATCAACACAAAGTGCACTGAGAGCCCCTAGCAAATTGATTGAT GGTAGGATGGCTGTATGTAACCTAGCATGTGAGGGATTAAGTGGGGCGAGTACAACACCGGATTTAGTCCAGAGAAAACTCTATATTGGGGGTTTGTCACCAGAGATCACCAGTGAGATGCTGCTTAACTTTTTTGCAAGGCACGGTGAGATTGAAGAAGGTTCAGTTGCTTATGACAAAGATACCAATGAATCACG TGGATTTGGTTTTGTTACATACAAGACAGTAGAAGCTGCAAAGAAGGCCATAGATGACCCACATAAGATACTTGGG GGAAGAACTCTCATTGTGAAGCTTGCTGATACTCACAAGAAGCAAACAGTACAGACACAATTGCCTGCACCAGTGGTTCCAGTGCCCTTGCCAATGGCAGCTGGATACACACAGCCAGGAAAATCTCATCCTGGTGCAGCCCCTGTTGGCTATTCTTACCCTCAAACTGTGGGATCATATGCTGCTTCTTCTTACCCAAGTCCTCCAACAGCACCAGCTCCATATCCTCAACAGTCTCAAATTTCATATCCAGCAGTTGCTATGAGGAAAGATCCGGTGGGACTTTCACCACCAACACCGATGGGAATGGGTGGATACCCTTACTACCTTCCTAAACAATAA